A genomic segment from Pseudomonas sp. S09G 359 encodes:
- a CDS encoding SfnB family sulfur acquisition oxidoreductase, whose protein sequence is MTLSHHVAVITSDEQALIVASDLAEDFRRDSAQRDRERRLPLPELDVFSRSGLWGISVPKEFGGAGVSNVTLAKVIALIAQADASLGQIPQNHFYALEVLRVNGSPAQQQRLYAEVLAGQRFGNALAELGTKTAHDRVTAITRDGDGFRISGRKFYSTGAIYAQRIPTSVVDEHGVQQLAFVPRDSAGLTVIDDWSGFGQRTTGSGSVVFDNVWVAAQDVIPFQSAFERPTTVGPLAQILHAAIDTGIARAAFEDALHFVRTKTRPWIDAGSDKATEDPLTLKSFGHLSIRLHAAEAMLERSGECLDRAQADSNAETVAAASIAVAEVRALSTEISLAAGSTLFELAGSQATLAEHGLDRHWRNARVHTLHDPVRWKYHAVGNYYLNDANPPLRGTI, encoded by the coding sequence ATGACCCTTTCTCACCACGTCGCGGTTATCACCAGCGATGAGCAAGCCCTTATTGTCGCCAGCGACCTCGCCGAAGACTTCCGCCGCGACAGCGCCCAGCGCGACCGTGAACGCCGCCTGCCCCTGCCCGAACTGGACGTGTTCTCGCGCTCCGGCCTGTGGGGCATCAGCGTACCCAAGGAATTCGGCGGCGCCGGTGTGTCCAACGTCACCCTGGCCAAAGTCATCGCGCTGATCGCCCAGGCGGATGCATCGTTGGGGCAGATCCCGCAAAACCATTTTTATGCCCTCGAAGTACTGCGCGTGAATGGCAGCCCCGCGCAGCAACAACGCCTGTACGCAGAGGTTTTAGCCGGTCAACGTTTCGGCAACGCCTTGGCGGAACTGGGTACCAAGACCGCCCATGACCGCGTGACCGCTATCACCCGCGACGGCGACGGTTTTCGCATCAGCGGCCGCAAGTTCTACTCCACCGGCGCGATCTACGCCCAGCGCATCCCCACCTCGGTGGTGGACGAACACGGCGTGCAGCAATTGGCGTTCGTCCCCCGCGATAGCGCCGGCCTCACAGTGATCGATGACTGGAGTGGCTTCGGCCAACGCACCACCGGCAGCGGTTCGGTGGTGTTCGACAATGTGTGGGTTGCCGCGCAAGACGTGATCCCGTTCCAGAGCGCCTTCGAGCGCCCCACCACCGTCGGCCCGCTGGCGCAGATCCTTCACGCCGCCATCGACACCGGCATCGCCCGCGCGGCCTTTGAAGATGCACTGCACTTCGTGCGCACCAAGACCCGCCCGTGGATCGACGCCGGCAGCGACAAAGCCACAGAAGACCCACTGACCCTGAAGAGCTTCGGCCACCTGAGCATTCGCCTGCACGCCGCGGAGGCGATGTTGGAGCGCTCGGGCGAATGCCTCGACCGCGCCCAGGCCGACAGCAATGCCGAAACCGTTGCGGCAGCCTCCATCGCTGTCGCCGAAGTCCGCGCCTTGAGCACCGAAATTTCCCTGGCCGCCGGCAGCACGCTATTCGAGTTGGCCGGCAGCCAGGCCACCCTGGCCGAGCACGGCCTGGATCGCCACTGGCGCAACGCGCGCGTGCATACCCTGCACGACCCGGTGCGCTGGAAGTACCACGCCGTCGGCAATTACTACCTCAATGATGCAAACCCGCCACTGCGGGGGACTATCTGA
- a CDS encoding SfnB family sulfur acquisition oxidoreductase yields MSNLALTPTQSDLDVAPLLLPAAVLRNDADALNAAHDLAQAARLQAAKRDQQRKLPWAQIEQFTRTGLGSISIPREYGGPQVSFVTLADVFAIISAADPALGQIPQNHFGILHLLQGAATERQKKQLFQSVLDGWRIGNGGPERGTKNTLELKARLTADGDGYVISGQKFYSTGALFAHWVAVKALNDDGKQVMAFVRRGTEGLRIVDDWSGFGQRTTASGTVLLDRVPVDAELVIDNWRIGETPNIQGAVSQLIQAAIDAGIARGALDDTIAFVRERSRPWIDAKVERASDDLYVIADIGKLKIELHAAEALLRKAGQVLDQVSAAPITAQSAARASIAVAEAKVLTTEVSLLVSEKLFELAGSRATLAEFNLDRHWRNARVHTLHDPVRWKYHAIGAYRLNGTLPARHSWI; encoded by the coding sequence ATGTCTAACTTGGCTCTAACACCCACCCAGAGTGATCTGGACGTAGCCCCCCTGCTGCTGCCGGCCGCCGTGCTGCGCAACGACGCCGATGCGCTGAACGCCGCCCATGACCTGGCCCAGGCCGCGCGCCTGCAAGCCGCCAAGCGCGACCAGCAGCGCAAGCTGCCCTGGGCGCAGATCGAACAGTTCACTCGCACTGGGTTGGGCAGTATTTCCATTCCCCGTGAGTACGGCGGCCCACAGGTATCGTTCGTGACCCTGGCCGACGTATTCGCGATCATCAGCGCAGCAGACCCGGCCCTCGGGCAGATCCCGCAGAACCATTTCGGCATTCTGCACCTGTTGCAGGGTGCCGCCACCGAGCGCCAGAAAAAGCAGCTGTTCCAGAGCGTCCTCGACGGCTGGCGCATCGGCAATGGCGGCCCGGAACGCGGTACCAAAAACACCCTGGAACTGAAGGCGCGCCTCACCGCCGACGGCGACGGCTACGTGATCAGCGGCCAGAAGTTCTACTCCACCGGCGCGTTGTTTGCCCATTGGGTCGCGGTAAAAGCGCTGAACGATGACGGCAAGCAGGTCATGGCGTTTGTGCGCCGTGGCACCGAAGGGCTACGCATCGTTGACGACTGGTCCGGCTTTGGCCAACGCACCACCGCCAGCGGCACCGTGCTGCTGGACCGTGTGCCGGTAGACGCCGAGCTGGTCATCGACAACTGGCGCATCGGCGAAACCCCGAATATCCAGGGCGCGGTCTCACAGCTGATTCAAGCGGCTATCGACGCCGGCATCGCCCGTGGCGCGCTGGATGACACCATCGCCTTCGTGCGTGAACGTTCGCGCCCCTGGATCGACGCCAAGGTCGAACGCGCCAGCGACGACCTGTATGTGATCGCCGATATCGGCAAGCTGAAAATCGAACTGCACGCCGCCGAGGCACTGTTGCGCAAGGCCGGCCAGGTGCTGGACCAGGTGAGTGCCGCGCCGATCACCGCGCAGTCCGCCGCCCGCGCCTCGATTGCCGTGGCCGAGGCGAAAGTGCTGACCACCGAAGTGTCGTTGCTGGTCAGCGAGAAGCTCTTCGAACTGGCCGGCAGCCGCGCCACCCTCGCCGAATTCAACCTCGACCGCCACTGGCGCAACGCGCGGGTGCACACCCTGCACGACCCGGTGCGCTGGAAGTATCACGCCATCGGCGCCTATCGGCTGAACGGCACCTTGCCTGCCCGTCATTCCTGGATTTAA
- the tcyN gene encoding L-cystine ABC transporter ATP-binding protein TcyN: MIVVEKLTKQFKGQVVLNGIDLEVKAGEVVAIIGPSGSGKTTFLRCLNFLEQPTSGRIKVGDIEIDSSKPINQQQSLVRRLRQHVGFVFQNFNLFPHRTALENVIEGPTVVKKMPRQAAEALGRKLLARVGLAGKEDAYPRRLSGGQQQRVAIARALAMEPEVILFDEPTSALDPELVGEVLATIRSLAEENRTMVIVTHEMSFARDVANRVIFFDKGVIVEQGEAKALFANPREERTKQFLSKFLAH; encoded by the coding sequence ATGATCGTGGTTGAAAAACTGACCAAACAATTCAAGGGTCAGGTGGTGCTCAACGGCATCGACCTTGAGGTCAAGGCGGGCGAAGTCGTCGCCATCATCGGCCCCAGCGGTTCCGGCAAGACCACCTTCCTGCGCTGCCTGAACTTCCTCGAGCAGCCTACCAGCGGGCGCATCAAGGTCGGCGACATCGAGATCGACAGCAGCAAACCGATCAACCAGCAGCAGAGCCTGGTGCGGCGCTTGCGCCAGCACGTGGGTTTTGTGTTCCAGAACTTCAACCTGTTCCCTCACCGTACCGCACTGGAAAATGTCATCGAAGGGCCCACCGTGGTCAAGAAGATGCCACGCCAGGCCGCTGAGGCCCTGGGCCGCAAGCTACTGGCCAGGGTTGGCCTGGCGGGCAAGGAAGACGCCTACCCACGGCGCCTGTCGGGCGGCCAGCAGCAGCGCGTGGCGATTGCGCGTGCATTGGCCATGGAGCCGGAGGTGATTCTGTTTGACGAACCCACCTCGGCGCTGGACCCGGAACTGGTGGGCGAAGTGCTGGCGACCATTCGCAGCCTCGCCGAAGAAAACCGCACCATGGTCATCGTCACCCACGAAATGAGCTTTGCCCGGGATGTGGCCAACCGGGTGATCTTTTTCGACAAGGGCGTGATCGTGGAACAAGGCGAAGCCAAGGCGTTGTTCGCTAACCCCAGGGAAGAGCGCACCAAGCAGTTCCTGAGCAAATTCCTCGCGCACTGA
- the tcyL gene encoding cystine ABC transporter permease, translating to MEAGFQLALDSAPFLLKGAYYTVILSLGGMFFGLLLGFGLALMRLSRFKLVSWIARVYVSFFRGTPLLVQLFLIYYGLPQVGIELDPIPAAMIGFSLNMAAYACEILRAAISSIERGQWEAAASIGMTRAQTLRRAILPQAMRTALPPLGNSFISLVKDTALAATIQVPELFRQAQLVSARTFEIFTMYLSAALIYWILASILAHLQNRLEDRVNRHDLES from the coding sequence ATGGAAGCAGGTTTCCAACTCGCGCTGGACTCCGCGCCCTTTCTGCTCAAGGGCGCGTACTACACGGTGATTCTTAGCCTTGGCGGGATGTTTTTCGGCTTGCTGCTGGGCTTCGGCCTGGCCTTGATGCGCCTTTCGCGCTTCAAGCTGGTCAGCTGGATCGCCCGCGTCTACGTGTCGTTCTTTCGCGGCACGCCCTTGCTGGTACAGCTGTTTTTGATCTACTACGGCTTGCCGCAAGTGGGCATCGAGCTGGATCCGATCCCGGCAGCCATGATCGGCTTTTCGCTGAACATGGCTGCTTACGCCTGTGAAATCCTGCGTGCCGCCATCAGCTCCATCGAGCGCGGCCAGTGGGAAGCTGCAGCCAGTATCGGCATGACCCGTGCGCAGACCCTGCGCCGGGCCATCCTGCCGCAGGCCATGCGCACGGCTTTACCGCCGCTGGGCAACAGCTTTATTTCGCTGGTCAAGGACACGGCGCTGGCCGCCACCATCCAGGTACCCGAACTGTTCCGCCAGGCGCAATTGGTGTCGGCGCGTACCTTTGAAATCTTCACCATGTATCTGTCCGCAGCCCTGATCTACTGGATCCTGGCGAGCATCCTGGCGCATTTGCAAAATCGTCTGGAAGACCGGGTCAACCGGCATGACCTGGAGTCTTGA
- the tcyJ gene encoding cystine ABC transporter substrate-binding protein codes for MTISVLRRTLLVGTLGLALGAGMLGQAVAGEQLGNIKKAGEIKIGLEGTYPPFSFVDESGKLSGFEVELSEALAKELGVKVKLQATPWDGILAALESKRLDAVVNQVTISEERKKKYDFSKPYTVSGIQALVLKKNVDAIKTADDLAGKKVGVGLGTNYEQWLKDNQPKAIIKTYNDDPTKFQDLRIGRIDAILIDRLAALEYAKKAPDTAAAGDAFSRQEAGIALRKGEPELLDAVNKALDKLRADGTLKKLSEKYFNADVTQ; via the coding sequence ATGACTATTTCTGTACTGCGTCGCACATTACTCGTTGGTACTTTGGGCCTGGCGCTCGGCGCCGGCATGCTGGGCCAGGCCGTTGCCGGTGAGCAACTGGGCAACATCAAAAAGGCCGGCGAGATCAAGATCGGCCTGGAAGGCACCTACCCTCCGTTCAGCTTTGTCGATGAAAGCGGCAAGCTCAGCGGTTTCGAAGTTGAGTTGTCCGAAGCGCTGGCCAAGGAGCTGGGCGTGAAGGTCAAGCTGCAAGCCACGCCATGGGACGGCATCCTCGCCGCCCTGGAATCCAAGCGTCTGGACGCGGTGGTCAACCAGGTCACCATCTCTGAAGAGCGCAAGAAGAAGTACGATTTCTCCAAGCCTTACACCGTATCCGGGATCCAGGCGCTGGTACTGAAGAAGAACGTCGACGCGATCAAGACCGCCGACGACCTGGCCGGCAAGAAAGTCGGTGTGGGGCTGGGTACCAACTACGAGCAATGGCTCAAGGACAACCAACCCAAAGCCATCATCAAGACCTATAACGATGACCCAACCAAGTTCCAGGACCTGCGCATCGGCCGTATCGACGCCATCCTGATCGACCGCCTGGCCGCCCTGGAATACGCCAAGAAAGCCCCGGACACCGCCGCTGCCGGCGACGCTTTCTCGCGCCAGGAAGCCGGGATCGCCCTGCGCAAAGGCGAGCCTGAACTGCTCGACGCCGTGAACAAGGCCCTCGACAAACTGCGCGCCGACGGCACCTTGAAGAAGCTGTCCGAGAAGTACTTCAACGCTGACGTCACTCAATAA
- a CDS encoding D-cysteine desulfhydrase → MIKQQLDRFNRLELLGGATALEKLERLSAWLGRDIYVKRDDTTPLAMGGNKLRKLEYLAADAVAQGADTLVTAGAIQSNHVRQTAALAAKLGLGCVALLENPTGTDDPNYLGNGNRLLLELFDAKVELVENLDNVDDQLNALADRLRSNGKKPYLVPIGGSNALGALGYVRAGLELAAQIEDSGLEFAAVVLASGSAGTHSGLALALSEVLPNLPVIGVTVSRTDEAQRPKVQGLAERTAELLGVDIPDAFKVILWDEYFGPRYGEPNAGTLSAIKLLASQEGLLLDPVYTGKAMAGLLDGIGRQRFEDGPIIFLHTGGAPALFAYDAVFN, encoded by the coding sequence ATGATCAAACAACAGCTCGACCGTTTTAACCGCCTGGAACTGCTGGGCGGCGCCACTGCCCTGGAAAAACTTGAGCGGCTGTCGGCCTGGTTGGGCAGGGATATCTACGTCAAGCGCGACGACACCACGCCCCTGGCCATGGGCGGCAACAAGCTGCGCAAGCTCGAATACCTGGCGGCCGATGCCGTCGCCCAGGGCGCCGATACCCTTGTCACCGCCGGTGCCATCCAGTCCAACCACGTGCGCCAGACCGCGGCCCTTGCCGCCAAACTCGGCCTGGGCTGCGTCGCCCTGCTGGAAAACCCCACCGGCACCGACGACCCCAACTACCTGGGCAACGGCAACCGCCTGCTGCTGGAGCTGTTCGACGCCAAGGTAGAGCTGGTGGAAAACCTCGACAACGTTGACGACCAGCTCAATGCCCTCGCCGACCGACTGCGCAGCAACGGCAAGAAACCCTACCTGGTGCCCATCGGCGGCTCCAACGCGCTCGGCGCCCTCGGCTATGTGCGCGCCGGGTTGGAACTGGCCGCGCAGATCGAAGACAGTGGCCTGGAGTTCGCCGCCGTAGTGCTGGCCTCCGGCAGTGCCGGCACGCACAGCGGCCTGGCCTTGGCATTGAGTGAAGTGCTGCCAAACCTTCCGGTGATTGGCGTGACCGTCTCGCGCACCGACGAAGCCCAGCGCCCGAAAGTCCAGGGGCTGGCCGAGCGTACGGCCGAGCTGCTCGGTGTGGATATTCCCGACGCCTTCAAGGTGATCCTGTGGGACGAGTATTTTGGCCCGCGTTATGGCGAGCCGAATGCCGGTACCTTATCGGCGATAAAACTTCTGGCGAGCCAGGAAGGTCTGTTGCTCGACCCTGTTTATACAGGCAAGGCCATGGCCGGGTTGCTGGATGGCATCGGGCGCCAACGCTTTGAGGACGGCCCGATCATTTTCCTGCACACCGGCGGCGCGCCGGCGCTGTTTGCCTATGACGCAGTGTTTAACTGA
- the epsC gene encoding serine O-acetyltransferase EpsC translates to MSERSSHWQLQTIVSQLRSARDQWRTRNGRLSGEHGGRELPSREAVAQILESLCGALFPMRLGPVDLREESEDFYVGHTLDVALNALLAQARLELRYAARQGGQDDSAVDAHAIRLIQDFALALPSLRSLLDTDVLAAYHGDPAARSVDEVLLCYPGILAVIHHRLAHHLYRAGLPLLARISAEIAHSATGIDIHPGAQIGPSFFIDHGTGVVIGETAIIGERVRIYQAVTLGAKRFPADEDGQLQKGHPRHPIVEDDVVIYAGATILGRITIGKGSTIGGNVWLTRSVPAAANITQANLQLEDGAQK, encoded by the coding sequence GTGAGTGAGCGTTCCAGCCATTGGCAATTACAGACCATCGTCAGCCAACTGCGTAGCGCCCGGGACCAGTGGCGAACGCGCAATGGCCGCTTAAGCGGCGAGCACGGCGGCCGTGAGTTGCCGTCGCGCGAAGCGGTGGCGCAGATTCTTGAGTCGCTGTGCGGCGCATTGTTTCCGATGCGCCTGGGGCCGGTTGACCTGCGCGAAGAAAGTGAAGATTTCTACGTCGGCCATACCCTCGATGTGGCACTCAATGCCTTGCTCGCACAGGCACGCCTGGAGCTGCGCTACGCCGCGCGCCAAGGCGGCCAGGACGACAGCGCCGTCGACGCCCATGCCATCCGCCTGATCCAGGATTTCGCCCTGGCCCTGCCGTCCCTGCGCAGCCTGCTGGACACTGACGTGCTGGCCGCCTACCACGGCGACCCGGCCGCGCGCAGCGTCGATGAAGTGCTGCTGTGCTACCCGGGGATCCTGGCGGTGATTCACCATCGCCTGGCGCACCATCTGTATCGCGCGGGTTTGCCGCTGTTGGCGCGGATCAGCGCGGAAATCGCGCACTCGGCCACCGGTATCGATATCCACCCCGGCGCGCAGATCGGCCCGAGTTTCTTTATCGACCACGGGACCGGTGTGGTCATCGGCGAAACCGCAATCATCGGCGAGCGTGTGCGCATCTACCAGGCCGTGACCCTGGGCGCCAAGCGCTTCCCGGCGGATGAGGATGGGCAATTGCAGAAGGGCCATCCGCGCCACCCGATTGTCGAGGACGATGTGGTGATCTACGCCGGGGCGACGATCCTGGGGCGTATCACCATCGGCAAGGGCTCGACCATCGGCGGCAACGTGTGGCTGACCCGCAGCGTGCCGGCGGCGGCGAATATCACGCAGGCGAACTTGCAGCTCGAGGATGGCGCGCAGAAGTAA
- the betT gene encoding choline transporter BetT, producing MNAPVFYFAATAILLFGLTVIAIPQQAGAWLLAAQNWAANTVGWYYMLAMTLYLVFVVVTALSGYGKIKLGADHDEPEFSYLSWAGMLFAAGISITLFFFCVSEPLTHLVQPPQGAPMNADAARQAMQILFLHWGLHGWGVFAFVGMALAYFAYRHNLPLALRSALYPLIGKRINGPIGYAVDGFGIIATVFGLGADMGFGVLHLNSGLDYLFGIAHTQWIQVGLITLMMGAAIIVAVAGVDKGVRVMSDINMLLACALLLFVLFAGPTQHLLNTLIQNIGDYLGALPTKSFDVYAYDKPSDWLGGWTVFYWAWWIAWSPFVGLFIARISRGRTIREFVFGVLLIPLGFTLAWMSIFGNSAIDQVLNHGMAALGQSAIDDPSMSLYLLLETYPWSKTVIAVTVFISFVFFVTSADSGTVVLSTLSSKGGNADEDGPKWLRVFWGAMTALVTSALLFAGSIDSLKSAVVLTSLPFSLILLLMMWGLHKAFHLESQKQIAQLHSLAPVSASRKGKGGWRQRLSQAVHFPSRDEVYRFLESTVRPAIEEVTAVFVEKGLSVVTQPDPANDSVSLEIGHGEEHPFIYQVQMRGYFTPSFARGGMGSKELNNRRYYRAEVHLSEGSQDYDLVGYTKEQIINDILDQYERHLQFLHLVR from the coding sequence ATGAATGCGCCGGTCTTCTACTTTGCGGCCACCGCAATCCTGCTGTTTGGCCTCACTGTCATCGCGATCCCGCAACAGGCCGGCGCCTGGCTGCTGGCCGCGCAAAACTGGGCGGCCAATACGGTCGGCTGGTACTACATGCTGGCGATGACCCTGTATCTGGTCTTCGTGGTGGTCACCGCGCTATCGGGCTACGGCAAGATAAAACTCGGTGCCGACCACGACGAGCCCGAATTCAGTTACTTGTCCTGGGCTGGCATGCTGTTCGCGGCCGGGATCAGCATCACGCTGTTCTTCTTCTGCGTCTCCGAGCCGCTGACGCACCTGGTGCAACCGCCCCAGGGCGCGCCGATGAACGCCGACGCTGCGCGCCAGGCCATGCAGATTCTGTTTCTGCACTGGGGCCTGCATGGCTGGGGCGTATTCGCGTTTGTCGGCATGGCCCTGGCGTATTTCGCCTATCGGCATAACCTGCCGCTGGCGTTGCGCTCGGCGCTGTACCCGCTGATCGGCAAGCGCATCAACGGCCCCATCGGTTATGCGGTGGATGGCTTTGGCATTATCGCCACGGTGTTCGGCCTGGGTGCCGACATGGGCTTCGGCGTGCTGCACCTCAACTCCGGCCTGGACTACCTGTTTGGCATTGCCCACACCCAGTGGATCCAGGTGGGCTTGATCACGCTGATGATGGGCGCGGCGATCATCGTCGCCGTGGCCGGCGTCGACAAGGGCGTGCGGGTGATGTCCGACATCAACATGCTGCTGGCCTGTGCGCTGCTGCTGTTCGTGTTGTTCGCCGGGCCTACCCAGCACTTGCTCAACACCCTGATCCAAAACATCGGCGACTACCTGGGCGCGCTGCCGACCAAGAGTTTCGACGTGTACGCCTACGACAAACCCAGCGACTGGCTGGGCGGTTGGACCGTGTTCTACTGGGCCTGGTGGATCGCATGGTCGCCGTTCGTGGGCCTGTTTATTGCGCGGATTTCCCGTGGCCGTACCATCCGTGAATTCGTGTTCGGTGTGCTGCTGATTCCGTTGGGCTTCACCCTGGCGTGGATGTCGATCTTCGGTAACAGCGCCATCGACCAGGTGCTCAACCACGGCATGGCGGCATTGGGTCAGTCGGCCATCGATGACCCTTCGATGAGCCTCTACCTGCTGCTGGAAACCTATCCATGGAGCAAGACGGTGATCGCGGTCACCGTGTTCATCAGCTTCGTGTTCTTCGTCACCTCGGCGGACTCGGGCACCGTGGTGCTGTCCACCCTGTCGTCCAAGGGCGGCAATGCCGATGAAGACGGGCCGAAATGGCTGCGGGTGTTCTGGGGCGCGATGACGGCATTGGTCACCAGTGCGTTGTTGTTTGCCGGCAGTATCGACTCGCTCAAATCAGCGGTGGTGCTGACCTCGTTGCCGTTCTCGCTGATTTTGCTGTTGATGATGTGGGGGCTGCACAAGGCTTTCCATTTGGAGTCGCAAAAGCAGATCGCCCAGTTGCATTCGCTGGCACCGGTTTCGGCTTCGCGCAAAGGCAAAGGTGGCTGGCGCCAGCGTTTGAGCCAGGCCGTGCACTTCCCATCGCGCGATGAGGTGTACCGTTTCCTTGAATCGACGGTGCGCCCGGCGATTGAAGAAGTGACGGCGGTGTTCGTTGAGAAAGGCTTGAGTGTGGTCACCCAGCCGGACCCGGCCAACGACAGCGTCAGCCTGGAAATCGGGCATGGCGAGGAGCACCCGTTTATCTACCAGGTGCAGATGCGCGGCTACTTCACACCGTCCTTCGCCCGTGGCGGCATGGGCTCCAAAGAGCTCAACAACCGCCGCTACTACCGCGCGGAAGTGCACTTGAGTGAGGGCAGCCAGGACTACGACCTAGTGGGCTACACCAAGGAGCAGATCATCAACGACATCCTCGACCAGTACGAGCGGCACCTGCAGTTCCTGCACTTGGTGCGCTAG
- a CDS encoding DoxX family protein — translation MPRPDLLIPALAPLYRAAEPLAYALLRAGFGVIMLTHGLPKLLGNAHGSMADPMAASINLIQNRLHLPQPELFGLLVALLEAVGGLLLILGLGTRLIAAMMTVQMLTITCLLGPTWPWIDRGIEYPVLMALLSFYLVFRGAGRYSLDNALGKEL, via the coding sequence ATGCCTCGTCCCGACCTGTTGATCCCCGCACTCGCGCCGCTTTACCGCGCCGCCGAACCCCTGGCCTACGCGTTGCTGCGCGCTGGCTTCGGCGTGATCATGCTGACCCACGGCCTGCCCAAGTTGCTGGGTAACGCCCACGGCTCGATGGCCGACCCGATGGCGGCCTCGATCAACCTGATCCAGAACCGGCTGCACCTGCCGCAGCCGGAACTGTTCGGCCTGCTGGTGGCGTTACTGGAAGCTGTTGGCGGGCTGTTGCTGATCCTTGGCCTCGGTACGCGCCTGATTGCGGCGATGATGACCGTGCAGATGCTGACCATCACCTGCCTGCTGGGCCCGACCTGGCCGTGGATCGACCGTGGCATCGAGTACCCGGTGCTGATGGCGCTGCTATCGTTCTACCTGGTGTTTCGCGGCGCGGGCCGCTACTCCTTGGACAATGCGCTGGGCAAGGAGCTTTGA
- a CDS encoding SDR family oxidoreductase gives MATQVAIITGASRGIGAVIAKQLAADGYAVAINFASSATEASKLVVELRQAGHQAIAIQGDVAKPADIKRLFDETEAQLGKVDVLINNAGILKTLPLAQHSDELYNQNFDIHTRGTFNALREAATRLNDGGRIVNFSSSTVGLNFPGYAVYIASKAAVESLTQVFAKEMRGRHITVNAVAPGPVATELFLHGKSEEQIQGLAKMPPLERLGQPEDIARVVSFLVSPAGGWVNGQIIRANGGLV, from the coding sequence ATGGCCACCCAAGTCGCAATCATCACCGGCGCCTCCCGCGGCATCGGCGCCGTCATCGCCAAACAACTCGCCGCCGACGGTTACGCCGTGGCCATCAACTTCGCCAGCAGCGCCACCGAGGCGTCGAAGCTGGTGGTAGAACTGCGCCAGGCCGGTCACCAAGCCATAGCGATCCAAGGCGACGTGGCCAAACCCGCCGACATCAAGCGCCTGTTCGACGAGACCGAAGCTCAGTTGGGCAAGGTCGATGTGCTGATCAACAACGCCGGCATCCTCAAGACACTGCCCCTGGCCCAGCACAGCGACGAGCTGTACAACCAGAATTTCGATATCCACACCCGTGGCACCTTCAACGCCCTGCGTGAAGCCGCCACGCGCCTGAATGACGGCGGGCGCATCGTCAACTTCTCCAGCAGCACCGTCGGCCTCAACTTCCCCGGCTACGCGGTTTACATCGCCAGCAAGGCGGCGGTGGAATCCCTGACCCAAGTGTTCGCCAAGGAAATGCGCGGCCGCCACATCACCGTCAACGCCGTGGCCCCAGGCCCGGTGGCCACCGAGTTGTTCCTGCACGGCAAGAGCGAAGAGCAGATCCAGGGCCTGGCCAAGATGCCGCCGCTGGAGCGCCTCGGCCAACCGGAAGATATCGCCCGCGTAGTGTCGTTTTTGGTGAGCCCGGCCGGTGGTTGGGTCAATGGGCAGATCATCCGCGCCAATGGCGGGTTGGTCTGA
- a CDS encoding LysR family transcriptional regulator, with protein MDQVKAMKVFVRIYERSSFTLAADDLNLPRATLTHTLNTFEAWLGTRLLERSTRRVRPTLDGEAYYQRCVQLLAELEEAELAFRSVAPKGRLRVDLHGTLAKYFVVPALPQFMARYPDIELSISEADRFVDLIAEGVDCVLRAGTLGDSALIGRRVANLRQVTCASPAYLHKYGEPKSLAELSQHRAVNYVSRTTAKLFPFEFMVNGELQEVSIEGALSVFGAEIYSASAVAGLGIIQCPHYRMAELIEQGVMREILPETPPPLMPVSVLYPQNRHMSPRVRVFVDWLAEIFENAR; from the coding sequence GTGGATCAAGTCAAAGCAATGAAAGTGTTTGTGCGCATCTACGAGCGTTCGAGCTTCACGCTCGCGGCCGATGACTTGAACCTGCCCCGCGCGACCCTGACCCACACCCTCAACACGTTCGAAGCCTGGCTGGGCACGCGCCTGCTGGAGCGCAGCACCCGTCGTGTGCGCCCGACCCTGGATGGCGAGGCTTATTACCAACGCTGCGTGCAGTTGCTGGCGGAGTTGGAAGAAGCCGAATTGGCGTTTCGCAGCGTCGCGCCCAAGGGCCGTTTGCGCGTGGATTTGCACGGCACCCTGGCCAAGTATTTTGTGGTGCCGGCGCTGCCGCAATTCATGGCGCGTTACCCGGACATCGAGCTGTCAATCAGCGAGGCGGATCGGTTTGTCGACCTGATCGCCGAAGGCGTGGACTGCGTGCTGCGCGCGGGTACGCTGGGCGACTCCGCGCTGATCGGTCGACGCGTCGCCAACCTGCGCCAGGTGACGTGTGCAAGCCCCGCCTACCTGCACAAATACGGCGAACCCAAAAGCCTTGCCGAGTTGAGTCAACACCGCGCGGTCAACTACGTTTCGCGCACCACGGCCAAGCTGTTTCCGTTCGAATTCATGGTCAACGGCGAGCTGCAGGAAGTGAGTATCGAGGGTGCGCTGTCGGTGTTCGGCGCGGAGATTTATTCCGCCAGTGCGGTGGCCGGATTGGGCATTATCCAGTGCCCGCATTACCGTATGGCCGAGTTGATCGAGCAGGGCGTGATGCGTGAAATTCTCCCAGAAACGCCGCCACCCTTGATGCCGGTGTCGGTGCTTTACCCGCAGAACCGACACATGTCGCCGAGGGTGCGAGTATTCGTCGACTGGCTCGCCGAAATTTTCGAAAATGCCCGCTAA